The Panthera tigris isolate Pti1 chromosome A1, P.tigris_Pti1_mat1.1, whole genome shotgun sequence region GGAGGCAGGGGGCCATGCCTCGTTTCGTCCCGCAGGTCAGCTCACGCACACCCCGGAAAAGGCAGCACACGGGAGCAGAGGAGGCCGGCCTGGAGGCCCCCACACCAGTCGTGGGCACTGAACACAATTACCGCACGCCTCCCCGCACCCTCCGGAAGTAACGACTCACGAAACACACTGCTTTCAGGctggcctctgcctctctgcATTCTGCTATGGACCAAATGCTTGCTTCCCCCAAGACGCAGATGTTGAAGCCcagaccccgcccctccccgtGTGACAGCCTTTggaggtctgggggtggggtcctcatgatgggatcagtgcccttacgAGAAAAGAAAGACCAGAGCTCGCTCCTTCCACCgtatgaggacacagtgagaaggtgccGTCTGCAAGGCAGGAAGGGGCCCAACCAGAAATCGGATCTGGCCCCCCCGGACCTCTGGCATCCAGCCCCCACGGCTGCGAGAGTTTAAGGGTCTGAGACGAGCGGCCCCAGCTGGCTGAGATACTcccattgtttttttaagtttatttatttattttgagaaagggagagacagagagagagaaaatcgcaagcaggctccgcatcaCCAGCATAAAGGCCAactccgggcttgaacccacgaatcatgagatcatgacccgagccgaagtcaagtcagacggttaaccgactaagccacccaggcaccctgaaagacAAGTACCTTAAGCTCACAGCCACCTCCCAGGAGCCCCCGCAAGGggcccaccagcagtgaaaataAAGTCTAAATCAACACAGACTCCACACCAAGGGTCTTCCTATAATCCTTTTTAATAATACGCGCACTCATACGGCTGCACCCACGTCGAAGCAGGGATTCCTGATTGCGTAGAAGCTAATATGTCCAGAATCATCGTGATACCTCAGGACACAAGTACCAAATGGTAGGACCCAGGAGGCACCGATGTTTAAGAACAACATAAAAGTGGTGCGGGGGCCACGCCGGGTGCCCTCCAAAGCCCGGCCACGGCCTCCGGCAAGGCCAGGTTGTTAGGGAAGAGGCAGCAGGGGAcagcagtctctgggcatctcGGCTCAGAAGAGTGGTTTCTGCAGGGGATTCGCTtgtccccccacctcccggcACGGTGACACAGACCGAGGGACCGTTCCCAGCAGCCGCAAAACCACCAGCTGGCGTTGGCCCCGGGACCTCCTCCTGGTGTGCGGCCCCACTAAGGAACACGCTGGGCTCTCCACCCGCCCTCCGACCGCGCTGGTCATCCCCTGGCCGATCATGTACCCTGGGGCTCGGCGCCCCCATGCATCAGGCACAGCACCCAGATGGGGTCTGTCCGGGCGTCTTATAACTGGTGATGTCCACGGTCTGCGGCGGCCCCTGGGTTCTGTGCCGCGAGATCACAGGCACCACCAGGTCGAACAAGGTTTCAAACAGCAGGTCCACATTGTGCCCAGTTTTCGCACTGGTCTCAAAGCACATCTGCTCAGCGGCCGGCACATCCTTCTCGTCCAGCATCTTGTACTTCAGGATCTTTCTATACAACGCCATCGCGTCCTCTGGCTGCACCTGCTTGGGCGCTTTGGGTGCTTCGCCGCCACGCCCAGccaccccagggcccctcccGTCCTTCTCCTGGTCCTCTGCAGCCGGCTCCTCGACGAGGTCCACCTTGTTCCCCACGATGGCAAAGAGGCAGTCAGTGCTGGCTGTGTCCGTCAGGCCCAGGAACCTGTCCTCCAGCTCCAGCAGACTCTGCGGGTGGTTGACGTCGTAGATGAGGATGACCGCGGTCGCTCCCCGGCAGTAC contains the following coding sequences:
- the RAB20 gene encoding ras-related protein Rab-20 is translated as MRKPDGKIVLLGDMNVGKTSLLQRYMERRFTDTVSTVGGAFYLKQWRSYNISIWDTAGREQFHGLGSMYCRGATAVILIYDVNHPQSLLELEDRFLGLTDTASTDCLFAIVGNKVDLVEEPAAEDQEKDGRGPGVAGRGGEAPKAPKQVQPEDAMALYRKILKYKMLDEKDVPAAEQMCFETSAKTGHNVDLLFETLFDLVVPVISRHRTQGPPQTVDITSYKTPGQTPSGCCA